From Nitrospiria bacterium:
TGATCACCTGTTACTTTTAATGGAAAAGGCTCTTGAAAAACAAAAGCTGTTGAAGGAAAATATGGTTCTTCGGGATGAGTTCTCAGGGCACCTAAAATTTCCAACGATCATTGGAAAAAGCCCCCCCATGGTTCAGTTGTTTGAAAATATTCAAAAAGTTTCCCAAAGTCATTCCACCGTTCTTTTATTGGGAGAAAGCGGAACGGGAAAGGAACTCTTTGCCCGGGCCATTCATTATTTAAGCCCCCGGAAGGACGGGCCCTTTGTGGCGGTCAACTGTGCCGCGATTCCACGGGAGCTCCTTGAAACTGAATTTTTTGGTCATGAGCGCGGCGCTTTCACCGGAGCCGTAGGGAAAAAAATGGGAAAATTTGAGCTGGCCGACAAGGGAACAATTTTCATGGATGAAATCGGAGATCTAGACCTCTCCCTCCAGGCAAAACTTCTGCGTGTATTAGAGGGCTCAGAGTTTACCCGTGTGGGGGGAACAACCCGATTAAAAATGGATGTACGAGTGGTGGCCGCAACCAATAAACAACTGCAGCCCATGGTTTCTAAAAACACTTTTCGGGAAGACCTTTATTATCGCCTAAGCGTGTTTCCCCTTATCATTCCCCCCCTTCGGGAGAGACGGGAAGACATACCTGCTTTGGTGGAACATTTCCTCAACTATTACAGCCGGGAAACCAAAAAAGAGATCATGGGCATGACTCCGGACGGGTTGAAAAAATTAATGAACCATCCCTGGACCGGAAATGTCCGGGAACTGCAAAACTGTATTGAACGGGCGGTAATTTTAACCGAGGGAAAACAGATTGGGCTAAATCATTTGGGGTTGAATGAAAATCGAAGTGAACAAAACTTCACGGAAATTCCTTTTGAAGGGACCTTGCAACAAGCCAGTGCCGCTGCCACCCGTTATGTCGAATCTCAGATGATCCGGAAGGTTTTAAAAGACACAGGGGGCAATAAAACCAAAGCCGCGGAAATTCTTCAGGTCAGCTACAAAACCCTTCTGACGAAGATAAAGGAGTACGACATTGAAAAACCCAACCATTCCTGATTCTAAACCATACGGTTCGGAGAAACCATGGGTGACCGGTTTTCTTCCCCATCAATTAATCCGTTATATGCAGGAGCATTATCCAGAAGAACATGCAAGGATCAACTACAAAGAACTCCTGGGAGTAGTCAAAGGGTTTGAACCGATCCCAGATCCACAATCGTTTTTAATTGACCCTAATCATTGGCTTCCCCAGGAAGTCCTGCAGGCGTTGTTAAAAAAGTGCGAAGAAATCACCGGCGACTCCAACATTGCCTATCAGGCGGCTCTTGATCATTTTCTTCCCAAAAAAGGAAAAACATCCACCCCTTTCGAAAAGGTGGCATCCCTATTGGGGGATATGCGTTTATCCTTCCTTTGTGCACCCCTTTGGGCAAGCGTTTACACCAACAACTATTTAAAGCTTCAACCTTTTCAAATTCCCAATGCTTCCTCTTCTATCGGTTTGCTGGCCCAGTTTATTCCTCATGCGAGAACACGGTGGAGCAATCATCTCCTGGTGCGTGGAAATTGCGAAGGGTTTGGGCGGCTTTATGAATTTATTGAAACGGTCTCGTGCGAGGAAGAGTACATCCAAATTCGCTTGGAAGACCTGGTGCTGGATTTTCCCGATTACCACCTCCTCACCAAAGGGGAAAGAAAAATATTCATTGAAAAGCAAACCAAACAGCCCGTCATTGAGGCCACCTCTGTCCTTTTAACCTCCGAACCCGTTCCCTCTATTCCGGAAGTAGAAGCATTCTCAAAGGATCTTTTGGTCTTGATTCCCCAAAATGGTTGGCTGGCCCCACTCACAAGCCATTCAAAAAATCATGCTACAGGCCAGGAGGAACATACCGCTTACCAAATACAAAAAGGGGGAACTCTTCACCGCCAAGGCACCCGTTTGACCTTGAAAAAAGGGTTGATCTTCAACGCTCCATATTCCCGTTATACGTTTCATTGGAAGGAACGCCCCTCCCGCAAAGAAAGGCCAAAAAATGTCCCCATCAAACAGGTCACCCATTTTATATTCAATCACCTAAGGGAGCTTAGCGCTTCACACCAAAAACTTTTAGGCGCAATCATTAAAAATGCGAAACTCTCCTCTGAAAACCAGGATTTGAGGCGGGAAGTCACCCATACCACCCGGTTTTTGGGTTTTGTGGGAACCAGTCACCCCATGAAACAGGTTTACTCTCAGATCCAAGCCGTATCCAATAAAGATGCCACGGTGTTGATCACCGGGGAAACCGGGACGGGAAAAGAACTGGTGGCCAAGGCCCTTCATACCCAGGGACCCCGGGCACAAGGGCGGTTCCTCGCACTCAATTGCGGGGCCCTTTCCGAAAGTCTTTTGGAGAGCGAACTATTCGGTCACGAACGAGGTGCCTTTACGGGTGCTGTTCAGCAGCACAAGGGAAAGTTCGAGCTGGCCCACCAGGGAACGCTTTTCCTGGATGAGATTGGAGAGATTTCCCCATCGGTTCAGGTTAAGCTATTGCGCGTTTTGCAGGAAAAATGTTTTCAACGGGTGGGGGGAACTCAGGAAATCCATGTGGACGTTCGAATCATTGCAGCAACCAATCAGGATTTAGAGGCTTTGGTAAAAAGCGGGGGTTTCCGCGGGGACCTGTTTTACCGGATTCATGTATTCCCCATTCATCTTCCCCCTCTTCGCGAGCGGAAAGATGATATTCCGTTACTGGTTGAGCATTTTATTCAGAAAATGAGACTTAAATATCGCCACCAGATTCAGCGGATCACCCCGGAAGCCATGGAAAATCTAATGACCTACAACTGGCCTGGAAATGTCCGTGAGCTTGAATACTGTATTGAGCGCTCAATAATTTTAGCGGGGAATCAAACCGAATTGGGCAAGGGGTTGCTTCCCCAAAAATATACACAAAAGGCCTATGGGGGAAATACCGCATTGGGGGAGATGTTCGATCAACTGGAATGGGATGATATTTCCCATTTTATTCATAAAAAAGGATCCATTGATTCCCTTCTCAATCAATTTGAATGGCGGATTGTCCAACGGGCCATTGAAGGAAATGGGGGAAATAAATCCCAAGCCGCTCGGGCCCTGAACCGAAGTTACCGTTGGCTTCGGAAACTGGAACAGCGCCAGGAACAGTCAGGCCAATATCCCCTATGAACAAACATAACCTTAGCTGAATAAACGTTCATCCCTTCTTGTCAGTCCTACCTCGCCCAGGATTTTGGAACCCTTTCCCCATCTCAGACCTTCCGCCTTAATTTAAACCCCATGAACAAGTCCCTCTGTACATGATTCCAGAAATCTACCCTCCCATCCCCGGCACTCCATTAAAGGTTTAAAAAATAAGCCTTTTGTAGAAATTTTCACAAAAGGGAACCCTTTTAAAATTCTGGAACAGAATTTGTATTCTTAAGAAAGCATGAGACCAAACACCGCCCAGGAAGGTTTTTCATTGTTGGAGCTGATGATTGCTTTGGCCATTGCAGGGATTTTAACCGGTCTGGCCGTTCCGTCTTTTAAAACACTTTTGTCGAACCACCGCTTAGAGGGGGCTGCTCAGCGGTTGGTATCCGATCTTCGTCTAGCCCGTCAAACCGCCATTGCCGAAGGAATCCCCACAGGGATCCAGCTAAACCCCCATGAAGAAAGTTATTTTTTGGAAAAGGGAATCGGCCTTCAACCCAGTCCGTTCGGTTTCTTGGACCTGAAAGACCCTCGGGAGGGATTTCCCGGAATCGATCTGGTTGACTCCACAAAAGGAAACCACTTGATTTTTTTTCCAAAGGGAACCACCAACAGCTGGACCACCATCACCCTTGAAAACCGCAACGGAAAACAACAGAAAATCACTTTAATCGGAACGGGGCGTGTTAAACGGATAAAACCATGAAAAGTGTCCTTTTTAAAAACCAGGGAACATCCCTTCTAGAAGTTGTTTTTTCATCCGTCATTTTTTCAATGGGTCTCCTCGGAATTCTTGGGATGGTGACACTGGGCCAAAAGGGAATGGAATCTGGAAATAAAACCACCCTCGCGGTTAATTTATCTCAGGAAAAAATGGAAGAAAAGTGGGCCGCTTCACCCGATTCAATCCTTTGGGATGATCTGGATCAAGATGGGAAGATGGAAACCAAAATGATCGATCTGGGTCAAGGAGAATTTACCAATGAGGATCAACCTTACAATGGGATGGTCAGACAGTGGTCCATTCAATACACCTTATCCGGATTAATGTTAATTGACGTCAAAACCCTCTGGAAGGATGAACATCAAAAAAACCGCTCTTTTTCCCTTCGGGGTCTTAGGGTTCAAAACAACTTATAAGAGGATAAACCTTGGTGTAATGTCCCGTACATACCTTGAATAAATTAAGGTCGTCATTCCGGCCTCCGCTCCGGTCATTCCCGCTTCCACTCCGTCATTCCCGCTTCCACTCTGTCATTCCCGCGGAAGCGGGAATCCAGTAATTGGACTCCGGGTCGTGATCCACGGTGTTAGTTCGGCCGGAATGACATCGATAATAATTAAGTGATTTTGGAAAAAATATCCTAGAGAAGAGAAATTTTAGATGAACCATTATTTACTCACACAAAACGGAATCAGCCTCGTTGAAACCCTTTTGGGAACAGCATTGACACTGCTCATCCTGGGTTTTGCTTTGGATTTTGGATCCTCTTGCTTAACACGTTTTAGCCAGATGGAACATCAAATTGAAATTCAGCAACAAACCCGTATCGGAATAGAAATGCTGATGCACGAAATCAAGAAGGCGGGTTATGGGCTACCCTCAGGTTGGCCCGCTTTTCTGGTCATTGGGCCTTCCTTTGTTTCCTTCCAATCTAACTTGGATGAAATCCAAACTCGCCTCACCTCAGATGCTTTCCCGGGAAGCACCGTCATTTTTGTTGAAAGCGGAAAAGGTTTTCGGGCGGGAAAATCCATTCTCATTTGCACCGGCGGTGTGTGCGAGGAGGGGATTTTAAACAATCATGGAAGCATCTTTAGCTTAACCCTTAAAAATTCCCTGAACCATTTTTTTCCTTCCGGAAGTTCCGTGAATGTTTTGAATCGGGTTTCCTATTATCTCAACCAGAAAAATCAACTTCTCAGGAAGGTGGACCAGGGGGGCACCAATGAAGTGGCCAATCAGGTTCAAACCCTAAAAATGAAATACCAAGATCATAAAGGAAATCCCACCTGGAATCCCTTGGCCGCCAAGCTGGTACGGATAACCTTGGAAACCCAAAGTCAAAAAGGAGATCAAAGATCCTATTCCTCATCCATCGGTATCCGGAATCAGTAGCTTAAAAAATAATAGGGATTTGATTTGCCAATGGCGCTCCCGCCATTCCCGCTTTCCTCATCCGTCATTCCCACGGAAGCGGGAATGATGAGCTTTATTTTCAGGGACCATACATTAAAAGAGTAAGGAAAAACTTTTTTGCTGTCATTCCCGAGTGGTTTTATCGGGAATCCAGTTTGTGTAATTTCAAAAAACTCTGGATTCCCCCTTCCGCGGGAATGACGAATTTTACCCGTTCACTTCTGCGATGGACCCAAACTAAAAATGAAAAAATCACTAATACAAAAACAGAATGGCTCCGCCTTTTTGCTCATTATTTTAATGTTATTACTCCTTAGCCTGTTGGGCACCTTTGCTTTTTCAAGGGGGATGTCTGAAATGGTTATCACCCGGAACTATCGGCATGAGGCGGTGGTTTCATACCTAGCCGAATCTGGAATTCAGCAGGTTTTGCTCTGGTTCAACCAACCTGAAACATTTTTTTTGAACCATCACTTTAATAATGGTTACACCGGCTCCCCACAATTGTTTTTCCAAAAACGATGGAATATCTCTAATGGAACCCCCACCTATTTTAATAATGGTAAAAGCCAATTCACTGGAACACCGCAAAACCCGGATCTGTTAATATCCGTCCCCAATGACGATCCCTTTCTCAATGATCCCGGAACCGGTTTATTCAAAGATTTCTCTGACCTTGGAAAAATACTCCAGCTAAAAATTTACCAGCCTTCCGGGCCTGAAGGTCTTTGTATCGTGGAGAGCCGGGCTGAAGGAAAATCCGGTTTTAAGAAAACCATTCAGGTGGAACTAACAGCCAGTCCCTTGATCCCCTTGAACGCCTCCATTCAATCTGGAATTGGGTTTAATGGAAAAGGAGTTCCCGTTTGGGCCCATTGGGGAGAGGTGTGGGTTTCAGGGAAAGGAAGCTTGGGGACCCGGCTTGACCAAATTCCCGTACTAAATCCCTTTGCCGCG
This genomic window contains:
- a CDS encoding sigma-54 dependent transcriptional regulator translates to MKNPTIPDSKPYGSEKPWVTGFLPHQLIRYMQEHYPEEHARINYKELLGVVKGFEPIPDPQSFLIDPNHWLPQEVLQALLKKCEEITGDSNIAYQAALDHFLPKKGKTSTPFEKVASLLGDMRLSFLCAPLWASVYTNNYLKLQPFQIPNASSSIGLLAQFIPHARTRWSNHLLVRGNCEGFGRLYEFIETVSCEEEYIQIRLEDLVLDFPDYHLLTKGERKIFIEKQTKQPVIEATSVLLTSEPVPSIPEVEAFSKDLLVLIPQNGWLAPLTSHSKNHATGQEEHTAYQIQKGGTLHRQGTRLTLKKGLIFNAPYSRYTFHWKERPSRKERPKNVPIKQVTHFIFNHLRELSASHQKLLGAIIKNAKLSSENQDLRREVTHTTRFLGFVGTSHPMKQVYSQIQAVSNKDATVLITGETGTGKELVAKALHTQGPRAQGRFLALNCGALSESLLESELFGHERGAFTGAVQQHKGKFELAHQGTLFLDEIGEISPSVQVKLLRVLQEKCFQRVGGTQEIHVDVRIIAATNQDLEALVKSGGFRGDLFYRIHVFPIHLPPLRERKDDIPLLVEHFIQKMRLKYRHQIQRITPEAMENLMTYNWPGNVRELEYCIERSIILAGNQTELGKGLLPQKYTQKAYGGNTALGEMFDQLEWDDISHFIHKKGSIDSLLNQFEWRIVQRAIEGNGGNKSQAARALNRSYRWLRKLEQRQEQSGQYPL
- a CDS encoding GspH/FimT family pseudopilin, whose protein sequence is MRPNTAQEGFSLLELMIALAIAGILTGLAVPSFKTLLSNHRLEGAAQRLVSDLRLARQTAIAEGIPTGIQLNPHEESYFLEKGIGLQPSPFGFLDLKDPREGFPGIDLVDSTKGNHLIFFPKGTTNSWTTITLENRNGKQQKITLIGTGRVKRIKP
- a CDS encoding sigma-54 dependent transcriptional regulator, with amino-acid sequence MSLILVVEDKESMAQMLSETLKVAGYQVLLAKDGREASQRLKEKKVDLVLTDLKLPHKGGLEVLHESMERNPLTPVILMTAFGTVENAVKAVKEGAYDFLTKPVDPDHLLLLMEKALEKQKLLKENMVLRDEFSGHLKFPTIIGKSPPMVQLFENIQKVSQSHSTVLLLGESGTGKELFARAIHYLSPRKDGPFVAVNCAAIPRELLETEFFGHERGAFTGAVGKKMGKFELADKGTIFMDEIGDLDLSLQAKLLRVLEGSEFTRVGGTTRLKMDVRVVAATNKQLQPMVSKNTFREDLYYRLSVFPLIIPPLRERREDIPALVEHFLNYYSRETKKEIMGMTPDGLKKLMNHPWTGNVRELQNCIERAVILTEGKQIGLNHLGLNENRSEQNFTEIPFEGTLQQASAAATRYVESQMIRKVLKDTGGNKTKAAEILQVSYKTLLTKIKEYDIEKPNHS